In a single window of the Thunnus albacares chromosome 1, fThuAlb1.1, whole genome shotgun sequence genome:
- the myo5aa gene encoding unconventional myosin-Va isoform X5, translating into MAASELYTKCARVWIPDVEEVWKSAELIKDYKNGDASLQLMLEDGTNIDHKLDPKTKNLPYLRNPDILVGENDLTALSYLHEPAVLHNLKVRFIDSKLIYTYCGIVLVAINPYETLPIYGTDIINAYSGQNMGDMDPHIFAVAEEAYKQMARDERNQSIIVSGESGAGKTVSAKYAMRYFATVSGSASEANVEEKVLASNPIMEAIGNAKTTRNDNSSRFGKYIEIGFDTRFRIIGANMRTYLLEKSRVVFQADEERNYHIFYQLCASSHLPEFKNLKLSSANDFLYTRQGRSPVIDGVDDTKELCSTRNAFSLLGINESYQKGLFQVLAAILHLGNVEIKDRDSDSSIIPPNNRHLTAFCELVGVTYQDMSQWLCHRKLKTATETYIKPLPRLQATNARDALSKHIYAKLFNWIVEHVNKALITNVKQHSFIGVLDIYGFETFEINSFEQFCINYANEKLQQQFNMHVFKLEQEEYMKEQIPWTLIDFYDNQPCINLIEAKMGILDLLDEECRMPRGSDDSWAQKLYNTHLKTCSLFEKPRMSNRAFIIQHFADKVEYQCDGFLEKNKDTVNEEQINVLKASKKFDLLVELFQDEEKATSPTGQVPGTGGRTRLSVKPEKSRETSSREHKKTVGCQFRNSLQMLMDTLNATTPHYVRCIKPNDFKLAFSFDPKRAVQQLRACGVLETIRISAAGFPSRWTYQEFFSRYRVLMKQKDVLPDKKLTCRNVLEKLVQDQDKYQFGKTKIFFRAGQVAYLEKLRADKLRAACIRIQKTIRCWLARKKYLRKRNAAITIQRFTRGYQARCLAKFLRRTQAATIIQKYQRMCVEKKRYRQKQAAALAMQTILRAYMARQKYQALLREHKAVIIQKHVRGWLARCWYKRCLVSLVYLQCCFRRMKARRELKKLKIEARSVEHFKKLNKGMENKIMQLQRKIDEQNKDNRLISDRLAGLETSYTAESERMRGELGRLRGVEEDAKNKGNQVNSLLEELEKLRKELSATQQEKKTIEDWAQTYRDEMEKMVSELKDQNGSLKKEKDDLNRSIQEQSQQMTEKMARLIAEETQQLETDLNEERSRYQNLLTEHLRLEEKYDDLKEEMALSSNVSKPGHRRTDSTHSSNESEYTYNSEYAELEEGSRAAEDVTRGIDTPLTLKLQKRLTELEQEKQSLRNELENKEEQFQRARARDDAEFKKARGAELEYESLKRQELESENKKLRHDLAEMRQSLLGHPATGAGAPGSPAYKVLLDQLNASCEELEVRKEEVLILRSQLVSQKEAMQHKDEKETMTEPSVYVEDVSKLKDADEIKQAYIGLKDTNRLLEHQLQTQRRSYDNEVEALRGELQNVKEENNRQQQLLAQNLQLPPEARIEASLQHEITRLTNENLELLADDPTASREARVIILRRMVDLMEQLEKQDRTIRKLKKQLKVYSKRIGEMGAGQAEGQTSPGQMVDEPIHPVNIPRREKDFQGMLEYKKEDELKLVKNLILELKPRGVAVNLIPGLPAYILFMCLRHADYLNDDQKVRTLLTSTINSIKKILKKRGDDFETVSFWLSNTCRFLHCLKQYSGDPAFMKHNSQRQNEHSLSNFDLAEYRQVISDLAIQIYQQLIKCMENILQPMIVSGMLEHETIQGVSGVKPTGLRKRTSSIADEGTDTLDSILRQLSAFHSTMCQHGTDPELIKQVVKQQFYIIGAVTLNNLLLRKDMCSWSKGMQIRYNVSQLEEWLRDKGLMTCGAKETLEPLIQAAQLLQVKKKTDEDAEAICSMCLALTTAQIVKVLNLYTPVNEFEERVSVAFIRTIQTRLRDRCETPQLLMDTKMIYPVTFPFNPSSLALETIQIPTSLNLGFLTRV; encoded by the exons TGTGCTCGGGTTTGGATCCCCGATGTCGAGGAGGTGTGGAAGTCTGCTGAGCTGATCAAGGACTACAAAAATGGCGACGCCTCTCTGCAGCTCATGCTGGAGGATGGAACG AACATCGATCACAAGCTGGACCCCAAGACGAAGAACCTGCCTTACTTGCGAAACCCCGACATCCTGGTGGGCGAGAATGACCTCACAGCGCTCAGCTACCTCCACGAGCCGGCCGTGCTGCACAACCTCAAAGTCCGCTTCATCGACTCAAAGCTCATCTACACTTACTGTG GAATCGTTTTGGTGGCCATCAACCCGTATGAGACGCTGCCGATCTACGGTACAGACATCATCAATGCCTACAGCGGTCAGAACATGGGAGACATGGACCCTCATATCTTTGCTGTTGCAGAGGAGGCTTACAAACAGATGGCCAG GGATGAGAGGAACCAGTCAATCATTGTTAGCGGAGAGTCCGGAGCAGGAAAGACTGTGTCAGCCAAATACGCCATGAGATACTTCGCTACGGTCAGCGGCTCCGCCAGCGAGGCCAACGTAGAGGAAAAGGTCTTGGCTTCCAACCCCATCATGGAG GCCATTGGAAATGCAAAGACCACCCGAAATGACAACAGCAGTCGATTCGGGAAATACATCGAGATCGGCTTTGACACTCGCTTTCGTATCATTGGTGCCAACATGAGAACATATCTGCTGGAAAAATCTCGAGTGGTGTTTCAG GCGGACGAGGAGAGGAACTATCATATCTTCTATCAGCTCTGTGCATCCTCTCATCTGCCTGAGTTCAAGAATCTGAAACTGA GCAGTGCAAATGACTTCCTGTACACCAGGCAGGGCCGCAGCCCCGTTATCGACGGTGTTGACGACACCAAGGAGCTCTGCAGCACCCGAAATGCCTTCTCATTGCTcg GTATTAATGAGTCCTATCAGAAGGGGTTGTTCCAGGTTTTGGCTGCTATTCTTCATCTGGGAAACGTGGAGATAAAAGACAGAGATTCAGACAGCAGCATCATCCCT CCCAACAATCGCCACCTGACGGCGTTCTGCGAGCTGGTCGGTGTGACCTACCAGGACATGTCTCAGTGGCTTTGCCACAGGAAGCTGAAGACAGCCACAGAGACGTATATCAAGCCCCTACCCCGTCTGCAGGCCACCAACGCCCGCGACGCGCTGTCCAAACATATCTACGCCAAGCTCTTCAACTGGATTGTGGAGCACGTCAACAAGGCTCTGATCACCAATGTCAAACAGCACTCCTTCATCGGGGTCCTCGACATCTACGG GTTTGAGACGTTTGAGATCAACAGCTTTGAGCAGTTCTGCATCAACTACGCTAACGAGAAACTCCAGCAACAATTCAACATG CATGTGTTCaagctggagcaggaagagTACATGAAGGAGCAGATCCCCTGGACTCTGATCGATTTCTACGACAATCAGCCCTGCATCAACCTCATAGAGGCCAAGATGGGCATCCTGGACCTGTTGGACGAGGAGTGCAGG ATGCCTAGAGGTTCGGACGATTCGTGGGCTCAGAAACTGTACAACACCCACCTAAAGACATGTTCCCTCTTCGAGAAGCCACGCATGTCCAACCGAGCCTTCATCATCCAACATTTTGCTGACAAG GTAGAATACCAGTGTGACGGTTTCTTGGAGAAGAACAAGGACACTGTAAATGAAGAACAGATCAATGTGCTGAAGGCCAGCAAG AAG tttgacctgctggtggagcTGTTCCAGGATGAGGAGAAAGCTACCAGTCCAACTGGCCAGGTCCCCGGGACCGGAGGCCGGACCCGCCTCAGCGTCAAACCAGAAAAGAGCCGCGAGACGAGCAGCAGGGAGCATAAGAAGACTGTTGGCTGCCAG TTTCGTAACTCTCTTCAAATGTTGATGGACACTTTGAACGCAACCACGCCGCACTACGTCCGCTGCATCAAACCCAATGACTTCAAGTTGGCGTTCTC GTTTGATCCTAAACGTGCagtgcagcagctcagagcctGCGGTGTCCTGGAAACAATCCGCATCTCTGCTGCAGGTTTCCCATCCAG gtggACATACCAGGAATTCTTCAGCCGTTACAGAGTGCTGATGAAGCAGAAAGACGTGCTCCCTGACAAGAAGTTGACCTGCAGGAACGTTCTGGAGAAACTTGTGCAG GATCAGGATAAATACCAGTTTGGTAAGACCAAGATCTTCTTCAGGGCTGGCCAGGTCGCTTACCTGGAGAAGTTGAGGGCAGACAAGTTGCGTGCTGCCTGCATCCGCATCCAGAAAACCATCCGCTGTTGGCTGGCACGCAAGAAGTATCTGCGCAAACGCAACGCTGCCATCACCATCCAGAGGTTCACCAGAGGATACCAGGCCCGCTG CCTGGCCAAGTTTCTGCGTCGCACTCAGGCAGCCACCATCATCCAGAAGTACCAGAGGATGTGCGTGGAGAAGAAACGCTACAGGCAGAAGCAGGCTGCCGCCCTGGCCATGCAGACGATCCTCAGAGCTTACATGGCCCGGCAGAAGTATCAGGCG ctgctgcgGGAGCACAAGGCGGTGATCATTCAGAAGCACGTTCGGGGCTGGTTGGCTCGATGCTGGTACAAGCGTTGCCTCGTCTCCCTCGTCTACCTGCAGTGTTGCTTCCGCAGGATGAAGGCCAGGCGCGAGTTGAAGAAGCTGAAGATCGAGGCTCGCTCGGTGGAGCACTTCAAGAAACTCAACAAAGGCATGGAGAACAAGATCatgcagctgcagaggaagatCGACGAGCAG AACAAGGACAACAGGTTGATCAGCGACAGGCTAGCTGGTCTAGAGACTTCCTACACAGCAGAGAGCGAGCGGATGCGTGGCGAGCTGGGCCGACTGCGCGGGGTGGAGGAGGATGCCAAGAACAAAGGCAACCAGGTGAACTCCctgctggaggagctggagaagcTGAGGAAGGAGCTGAGTGCCAcgcagcaggagaagaagacTATCGAGGACTGGGCACAAACCTACAGGGACGAAATGGAGAAG atggTATCAGAACTGAAGGATCAGAATGGTTCgctgaagaaagagaaggacGACTTGAACAGATCGATTCAGGAACAGAGTCAGCAGATGACAG AGAAAATGGCTCGTTTGATAGCAGAGGAGACTCAGCAGCTGGAGACGGATCTGAACGAGGAGCGATCTCGCTACCAGAATCTCTTGACAGAACACCTTCGCCTCGAGGAGAAATACGACGACCTGAAGGAGGAGATGGCTCTATCCTCG AACGTCTCCAAGCCTGGCCACAGGAGAACAGACTCCACCCACAGCAGCAACGAATCAGAGTACACCTACAACTCAGAGTACGCCGAATTGGAAGAAGGTTCCCGTGCCGCCGAA GATGTGACACGAGGAATAGACACCCCACTGACCCTCAAGCTGCAGAAGCGTCTTACAGAACTGGAGCAAGAAAAGCAGTCGCTGCGCAACGAACTGGAAAACAAAGAGGAGCAGTTCCAGCGGGCTAGAGCCAGg GATGATGCAGAGTTTAAAAAGGCTCGGGGAGCTGAGCTGGAGTACGAGTCCCTCAAG CGTCAGGAGCTGGAGTCAGAGAACAAGAAGCTGAGACATGACCTGGCAGAGATGAGGCAAAGCCTGCTGGGTCACCCAGCTACAGGCGCCGGGGCACCGGGCTCCCCAGCTTACAAGGTGCTCTTGGATCAGCTCAACGCTTCCTGTGAGGAGCTGGAGGTCCGCAAGGAGGAGGTGCTGATCCTGCGCTCCCAGCTGGTCAGCCAGAAGGAAGCAATGCAGCACAAG GATGAGAAG GAGACCATGACCGAGCCGTCTGTCTATGTTGAGGATGTGTCCAAACTGAAGGATGCTGATGAAATCAAACAAGCTTATATCGGCCTCAAAGACACCAACAG GTTACTGGAACACCAGCTGCAGACTCAGCGGAGAAGTTACGATAATGAGGTGGAGGCGCTGCGCGGTGAGCTGCAAAATGTCAAGGAGGAGAACAACCGTCAGCAGCAGCTCTTGGCACAGAACCTCCAGCTACCTCCAGAGGCCCGAATCGAAGCCAGTCTGCAACACGAGATCACCAGGCTCACCAACGAAAACCTG GAACTCTTGGCTGACGACCCCACAGCATCCCGAGAGGCTCGAGTCATCATTTTACGACGGATGGTT GATCTGATGGAGCAGCTGGAGAAGCAGGACCGAACCATCCGCAAGCTCAAGAAGCAGCTGAAGGTTTACTCCAAGAGGATTGGAGAGATGGGAG CGGGTCAAGCAGAGGGCCAGACGTCGCCAGGACAGATGGTGGACGAGCCCATCCACCCGGTCAACATTCCTCGCAGGGAGAAAGACTTCCAAGGAATGCTGGAGTACAAGAAGGAGGATGAGCTCAAACTAGTCAAGAACCTCATCCTTG AGCTGAAGCCTCGAGGCGTAGCAGTGAATCTGATCCCAGGTCTGCCTGCCTACATCCTTTTCATGTGTCTGAGACATGCAGACTACCTCAACGATGACCAGAAAGTCCGCACTCTGCTCACCTCTACCATCAACAGTATTAAGAAGATCCTAAAG AAACGAGGAGATGACTTTGAGACCGTCTCCTTCTGGCTGTCCAACACCTGCCgcttcttgcactgtctgaaacaATACAGCGGAGATCCG gccTTCATGAAACACAACAGTCAGAGGCAGAATGAACACTCTCTGTCCAACTTCGACCTGGCAGAgtacagacaggtgatcagCGACCTGGCCATCCAGATCTACCAGCAGCTGATTAAATGCATGGAGAACATCCTGCAACCCATGATAG TCTCCGGCATGCTGGAGCACGAGACCATCCAGGGCGTGTCAGGGGTGAAGCCCACAGGTCTCCGTAAGCGAACGTCCAGCATCGCAGACGAGGGCACCGACACCCTGGACTCCATCCTGCGGCAGCTCAGCGCCTTCCACTCCACCATGTGCCAGCACGGCACCGACCCTGAGCTCATCAAGCAGGTGGTGAAGCAGCAGTTCTACATCATCGGAGCTGTCACCCTCAACAACCTCTTGCTGCGCAAGGATATGTGCTCTTGGAGCAAAGGCATGCAGATCAG gtaCAATGTGAGCCAGCTGGAGGAGTGGCTCAGAGACAAAGGTCTGATGACATGTGGAGCCAAGGAGACTCTGGAGCCTCTGATCCAGGCtgctcagctgctgcaggtgaaGAAAAAGACTGATGAGGATGCTGAAGCCATCTGCTCCATGTGCCTGGCCCTCACCACTGCTCAG ATCGTGAAAGTCCTGAACCTCTACACTCCAGTCAATGAGTTTGAGGAGAGAGTGTCAGTCGCATTCATACGAACCATACAG ACTCGCTTGCGGGACCGTTGTGAAACTCCGCAACTGTTGATGGACACGAAAATGATTTACCCAGTCACCTTCCCATTTAACCCTTCCTCTCTCGCCCTGGAAACAATCCAGATCCCAACATCCCTCAACCTGGGATTCCTAACCCGTGTTTAA
- the myo5aa gene encoding unconventional myosin-Va isoform X3, whose protein sequence is MAASELYTKCARVWIPDVEEVWKSAELIKDYKNGDASLQLMLEDGTNIDHKLDPKTKNLPYLRNPDILVGENDLTALSYLHEPAVLHNLKVRFIDSKLIYTYCGIVLVAINPYETLPIYGTDIINAYSGQNMGDMDPHIFAVAEEAYKQMARDERNQSIIVSGESGAGKTVSAKYAMRYFATVSGSASEANVEEKVLASNPIMEAIGNAKTTRNDNSSRFGKYIEIGFDTRFRIIGANMRTYLLEKSRVVFQADEERNYHIFYQLCASSHLPEFKNLKLSSANDFLYTRQGRSPVIDGVDDTKELCSTRNAFSLLGINESYQKGLFQVLAAILHLGNVEIKDRDSDSSIIPPNNRHLTAFCELVGVTYQDMSQWLCHRKLKTATETYIKPLPRLQATNARDALSKHIYAKLFNWIVEHVNKALITNVKQHSFIGVLDIYGFETFEINSFEQFCINYANEKLQQQFNMHVFKLEQEEYMKEQIPWTLIDFYDNQPCINLIEAKMGILDLLDEECRMPRGSDDSWAQKLYNTHLKTCSLFEKPRMSNRAFIIQHFADKVEYQCDGFLEKNKDTVNEEQINVLKASKKFDLLVELFQDEEKATSPTGQVPGTGGRTRLSVKPEKSRETSSREHKKTVGCQFRNSLQMLMDTLNATTPHYVRCIKPNDFKLAFSFDPKRAVQQLRACGVLETIRISAAGFPSRWTYQEFFSRYRVLMKQKDVLPDKKLTCRNVLEKLVQDQDKYQFGKTKIFFRAGQVAYLEKLRADKLRAACIRIQKTIRCWLARKKYLRKRNAAITIQRFTRGYQARCLAKFLRRTQAATIIQKYQRMCVEKKRYRQKQAAALAMQTILRAYMARQKYQALLREHKAVIIQKHVRGWLARCWYKRCLVSLVYLQCCFRRMKARRELKKLKIEARSVEHFKKLNKGMENKIMQLQRKIDEQNKDNRLISDRLAGLETSYTAESERMRGELGRLRGVEEDAKNKGNQVNSLLEELEKLRKELSATQQEKKTIEDWAQTYRDEMEKMVSELKDQNGSLKKEKDDLNRSIQEQSQQMTEKMARLIAEETQQLETDLNEERSRYQNLLTEHLRLEEKYDDLKEEMALSSNVSKPGHRRTDSTHSSNESEYTYNSEYAELEEGSRAAEDVTRGIDTPLTLKLQKRLTELEQEKQSLRNELENKEEQFQRARARDDAEFKKARGAELEYESLKRQELESENKKLRHDLAEMRQSLLGHPATGAGAPGSPAYKVLLDQLNASCEELEVRKEEVLILRSQLVSQKEAMQHKETMTEPSVYVEDVSKLKDADEIKQAYIGLKDTNRSPRFMCKPLEVSDLLSRLRSAAPDFHKLNEDGELWLVNQGLKETIRLLEHQLQTQRRSYDNEVEALRGELQNVKEENNRQQQLLAQNLQLPPEARIEASLQHEITRLTNENLELLADDPTASREARVIILRRMVDLMEQLEKQDRTIRKLKKQLKVYSKRIGEMGAGQAEGQTSPGQMVDEPIHPVNIPRREKDFQGMLEYKKEDELKLVKNLILELKPRGVAVNLIPGLPAYILFMCLRHADYLNDDQKVRTLLTSTINSIKKILKKRGDDFETVSFWLSNTCRFLHCLKQYSGDPAFMKHNSQRQNEHSLSNFDLAEYRQVISDLAIQIYQQLIKCMENILQPMIVSGMLEHETIQGVSGVKPTGLRKRTSSIADEGTDTLDSILRQLSAFHSTMCQHGTDPELIKQVVKQQFYIIGAVTLNNLLLRKDMCSWSKGMQIRYNVSQLEEWLRDKGLMTCGAKETLEPLIQAAQLLQVKKKTDEDAEAICSMCLALTTAQIVKVLNLYTPVNEFEERVSVAFIRTIQTRLRDRCETPQLLMDTKMIYPVTFPFNPSSLALETIQIPTSLNLGFLTRV, encoded by the exons TGTGCTCGGGTTTGGATCCCCGATGTCGAGGAGGTGTGGAAGTCTGCTGAGCTGATCAAGGACTACAAAAATGGCGACGCCTCTCTGCAGCTCATGCTGGAGGATGGAACG AACATCGATCACAAGCTGGACCCCAAGACGAAGAACCTGCCTTACTTGCGAAACCCCGACATCCTGGTGGGCGAGAATGACCTCACAGCGCTCAGCTACCTCCACGAGCCGGCCGTGCTGCACAACCTCAAAGTCCGCTTCATCGACTCAAAGCTCATCTACACTTACTGTG GAATCGTTTTGGTGGCCATCAACCCGTATGAGACGCTGCCGATCTACGGTACAGACATCATCAATGCCTACAGCGGTCAGAACATGGGAGACATGGACCCTCATATCTTTGCTGTTGCAGAGGAGGCTTACAAACAGATGGCCAG GGATGAGAGGAACCAGTCAATCATTGTTAGCGGAGAGTCCGGAGCAGGAAAGACTGTGTCAGCCAAATACGCCATGAGATACTTCGCTACGGTCAGCGGCTCCGCCAGCGAGGCCAACGTAGAGGAAAAGGTCTTGGCTTCCAACCCCATCATGGAG GCCATTGGAAATGCAAAGACCACCCGAAATGACAACAGCAGTCGATTCGGGAAATACATCGAGATCGGCTTTGACACTCGCTTTCGTATCATTGGTGCCAACATGAGAACATATCTGCTGGAAAAATCTCGAGTGGTGTTTCAG GCGGACGAGGAGAGGAACTATCATATCTTCTATCAGCTCTGTGCATCCTCTCATCTGCCTGAGTTCAAGAATCTGAAACTGA GCAGTGCAAATGACTTCCTGTACACCAGGCAGGGCCGCAGCCCCGTTATCGACGGTGTTGACGACACCAAGGAGCTCTGCAGCACCCGAAATGCCTTCTCATTGCTcg GTATTAATGAGTCCTATCAGAAGGGGTTGTTCCAGGTTTTGGCTGCTATTCTTCATCTGGGAAACGTGGAGATAAAAGACAGAGATTCAGACAGCAGCATCATCCCT CCCAACAATCGCCACCTGACGGCGTTCTGCGAGCTGGTCGGTGTGACCTACCAGGACATGTCTCAGTGGCTTTGCCACAGGAAGCTGAAGACAGCCACAGAGACGTATATCAAGCCCCTACCCCGTCTGCAGGCCACCAACGCCCGCGACGCGCTGTCCAAACATATCTACGCCAAGCTCTTCAACTGGATTGTGGAGCACGTCAACAAGGCTCTGATCACCAATGTCAAACAGCACTCCTTCATCGGGGTCCTCGACATCTACGG GTTTGAGACGTTTGAGATCAACAGCTTTGAGCAGTTCTGCATCAACTACGCTAACGAGAAACTCCAGCAACAATTCAACATG CATGTGTTCaagctggagcaggaagagTACATGAAGGAGCAGATCCCCTGGACTCTGATCGATTTCTACGACAATCAGCCCTGCATCAACCTCATAGAGGCCAAGATGGGCATCCTGGACCTGTTGGACGAGGAGTGCAGG ATGCCTAGAGGTTCGGACGATTCGTGGGCTCAGAAACTGTACAACACCCACCTAAAGACATGTTCCCTCTTCGAGAAGCCACGCATGTCCAACCGAGCCTTCATCATCCAACATTTTGCTGACAAG GTAGAATACCAGTGTGACGGTTTCTTGGAGAAGAACAAGGACACTGTAAATGAAGAACAGATCAATGTGCTGAAGGCCAGCAAG AAG tttgacctgctggtggagcTGTTCCAGGATGAGGAGAAAGCTACCAGTCCAACTGGCCAGGTCCCCGGGACCGGAGGCCGGACCCGCCTCAGCGTCAAACCAGAAAAGAGCCGCGAGACGAGCAGCAGGGAGCATAAGAAGACTGTTGGCTGCCAG TTTCGTAACTCTCTTCAAATGTTGATGGACACTTTGAACGCAACCACGCCGCACTACGTCCGCTGCATCAAACCCAATGACTTCAAGTTGGCGTTCTC GTTTGATCCTAAACGTGCagtgcagcagctcagagcctGCGGTGTCCTGGAAACAATCCGCATCTCTGCTGCAGGTTTCCCATCCAG gtggACATACCAGGAATTCTTCAGCCGTTACAGAGTGCTGATGAAGCAGAAAGACGTGCTCCCTGACAAGAAGTTGACCTGCAGGAACGTTCTGGAGAAACTTGTGCAG GATCAGGATAAATACCAGTTTGGTAAGACCAAGATCTTCTTCAGGGCTGGCCAGGTCGCTTACCTGGAGAAGTTGAGGGCAGACAAGTTGCGTGCTGCCTGCATCCGCATCCAGAAAACCATCCGCTGTTGGCTGGCACGCAAGAAGTATCTGCGCAAACGCAACGCTGCCATCACCATCCAGAGGTTCACCAGAGGATACCAGGCCCGCTG CCTGGCCAAGTTTCTGCGTCGCACTCAGGCAGCCACCATCATCCAGAAGTACCAGAGGATGTGCGTGGAGAAGAAACGCTACAGGCAGAAGCAGGCTGCCGCCCTGGCCATGCAGACGATCCTCAGAGCTTACATGGCCCGGCAGAAGTATCAGGCG ctgctgcgGGAGCACAAGGCGGTGATCATTCAGAAGCACGTTCGGGGCTGGTTGGCTCGATGCTGGTACAAGCGTTGCCTCGTCTCCCTCGTCTACCTGCAGTGTTGCTTCCGCAGGATGAAGGCCAGGCGCGAGTTGAAGAAGCTGAAGATCGAGGCTCGCTCGGTGGAGCACTTCAAGAAACTCAACAAAGGCATGGAGAACAAGATCatgcagctgcagaggaagatCGACGAGCAG AACAAGGACAACAGGTTGATCAGCGACAGGCTAGCTGGTCTAGAGACTTCCTACACAGCAGAGAGCGAGCGGATGCGTGGCGAGCTGGGCCGACTGCGCGGGGTGGAGGAGGATGCCAAGAACAAAGGCAACCAGGTGAACTCCctgctggaggagctggagaagcTGAGGAAGGAGCTGAGTGCCAcgcagcaggagaagaagacTATCGAGGACTGGGCACAAACCTACAGGGACGAAATGGAGAAG atggTATCAGAACTGAAGGATCAGAATGGTTCgctgaagaaagagaaggacGACTTGAACAGATCGATTCAGGAACAGAGTCAGCAGATGACAG AGAAAATGGCTCGTTTGATAGCAGAGGAGACTCAGCAGCTGGAGACGGATCTGAACGAGGAGCGATCTCGCTACCAGAATCTCTTGACAGAACACCTTCGCCTCGAGGAGAAATACGACGACCTGAAGGAGGAGATGGCTCTATCCTCG AACGTCTCCAAGCCTGGCCACAGGAGAACAGACTCCACCCACAGCAGCAACGAATCAGAGTACACCTACAACTCAGAGTACGCCGAATTGGAAGAAGGTTCCCGTGCCGCCGAA GATGTGACACGAGGAATAGACACCCCACTGACCCTCAAGCTGCAGAAGCGTCTTACAGAACTGGAGCAAGAAAAGCAGTCGCTGCGCAACGAACTGGAAAACAAAGAGGAGCAGTTCCAGCGGGCTAGAGCCAGg GATGATGCAGAGTTTAAAAAGGCTCGGGGAGCTGAGCTGGAGTACGAGTCCCTCAAG CGTCAGGAGCTGGAGTCAGAGAACAAGAAGCTGAGACATGACCTGGCAGAGATGAGGCAAAGCCTGCTGGGTCACCCAGCTACAGGCGCCGGGGCACCGGGCTCCCCAGCTTACAAGGTGCTCTTGGATCAGCTCAACGCTTCCTGTGAGGAGCTGGAGGTCCGCAAGGAGGAGGTGCTGATCCTGCGCTCCCAGCTGGTCAGCCAGAAGGAAGCAATGCAGCACAAG GAGACCATGACCGAGCCGTCTGTCTATGTTGAGGATGTGTCCAAACTGAAGGATGCTGATGAAATCAAACAAGCTTATATCGGCCTCAAAGACACCAACAG ATCTCCTAGGTTCATGTGTAAGCCGCTGGAAGTCAGTGATCTCCTGAGTAGGCTCAG ATCCGCTGCCCCAGACTTCCATAAGCTGAACGAGGACGGAGAGCTGTGGCTGGTTAATCAGGGCTTAAAGGAGACCATcag GTTACTGGAACACCAGCTGCAGACTCAGCGGAGAAGTTACGATAATGAGGTGGAGGCGCTGCGCGGTGAGCTGCAAAATGTCAAGGAGGAGAACAACCGTCAGCAGCAGCTCTTGGCACAGAACCTCCAGCTACCTCCAGAGGCCCGAATCGAAGCCAGTCTGCAACACGAGATCACCAGGCTCACCAACGAAAACCTG GAACTCTTGGCTGACGACCCCACAGCATCCCGAGAGGCTCGAGTCATCATTTTACGACGGATGGTT GATCTGATGGAGCAGCTGGAGAAGCAGGACCGAACCATCCGCAAGCTCAAGAAGCAGCTGAAGGTTTACTCCAAGAGGATTGGAGAGATGGGAG CGGGTCAAGCAGAGGGCCAGACGTCGCCAGGACAGATGGTGGACGAGCCCATCCACCCGGTCAACATTCCTCGCAGGGAGAAAGACTTCCAAGGAATGCTGGAGTACAAGAAGGAGGATGAGCTCAAACTAGTCAAGAACCTCATCCTTG AGCTGAAGCCTCGAGGCGTAGCAGTGAATCTGATCCCAGGTCTGCCTGCCTACATCCTTTTCATGTGTCTGAGACATGCAGACTACCTCAACGATGACCAGAAAGTCCGCACTCTGCTCACCTCTACCATCAACAGTATTAAGAAGATCCTAAAG AAACGAGGAGATGACTTTGAGACCGTCTCCTTCTGGCTGTCCAACACCTGCCgcttcttgcactgtctgaaacaATACAGCGGAGATCCG gccTTCATGAAACACAACAGTCAGAGGCAGAATGAACACTCTCTGTCCAACTTCGACCTGGCAGAgtacagacaggtgatcagCGACCTGGCCATCCAGATCTACCAGCAGCTGATTAAATGCATGGAGAACATCCTGCAACCCATGATAG TCTCCGGCATGCTGGAGCACGAGACCATCCAGGGCGTGTCAGGGGTGAAGCCCACAGGTCTCCGTAAGCGAACGTCCAGCATCGCAGACGAGGGCACCGACACCCTGGACTCCATCCTGCGGCAGCTCAGCGCCTTCCACTCCACCATGTGCCAGCACGGCACCGACCCTGAGCTCATCAAGCAGGTGGTGAAGCAGCAGTTCTACATCATCGGAGCTGTCACCCTCAACAACCTCTTGCTGCGCAAGGATATGTGCTCTTGGAGCAAAGGCATGCAGATCAG gtaCAATGTGAGCCAGCTGGAGGAGTGGCTCAGAGACAAAGGTCTGATGACATGTGGAGCCAAGGAGACTCTGGAGCCTCTGATCCAGGCtgctcagctgctgcaggtgaaGAAAAAGACTGATGAGGATGCTGAAGCCATCTGCTCCATGTGCCTGGCCCTCACCACTGCTCAG ATCGTGAAAGTCCTGAACCTCTACACTCCAGTCAATGAGTTTGAGGAGAGAGTGTCAGTCGCATTCATACGAACCATACAG ACTCGCTTGCGGGACCGTTGTGAAACTCCGCAACTGTTGATGGACACGAAAATGATTTACCCAGTCACCTTCCCATTTAACCCTTCCTCTCTCGCCCTGGAAACAATCCAGATCCCAACATCCCTCAACCTGGGATTCCTAACCCGTGTTTAA